One part of the Flavobacterium johnsoniae UW101 genome encodes these proteins:
- a CDS encoding META domain-containing protein — MKKVLSILLLSFLMIGCKTTANKETAGTDSTSSTEEDLKYYFKGTGNEPFWGIKMGNDEIVFTSLIPGKEKITFPAVDAIKAMDANVKMYKVSNETTSATITIQQLDCQDSMSGAISPYSVKVEIKNNSELEAKKLSGCGKYLTDYRLHDIWVLEELNGYKVFATDFQKEMPRIEINSTENRFSGYGGCNAISGSIFYEKDLLRFTKVISTLMACPQGNKEGEFTKALQSTTTYSIGNNQLTLSNPSGKLLVFKKVD, encoded by the coding sequence ATGAAAAAAGTACTCTCAATATTGTTGTTATCATTTTTAATGATAGGCTGTAAAACGACAGCAAATAAAGAAACTGCAGGAACAGATTCAACAAGTTCGACAGAAGAAGATTTAAAATATTATTTTAAAGGAACAGGAAACGAACCGTTTTGGGGAATCAAAATGGGGAATGACGAAATTGTCTTTACATCATTAATACCAGGAAAAGAAAAAATAACTTTTCCTGCCGTTGATGCGATTAAAGCTATGGATGCCAATGTGAAAATGTATAAAGTAAGTAATGAAACGACTTCGGCAACAATTACAATCCAACAGCTGGATTGTCAGGATTCAATGTCTGGTGCAATTTCACCTTACAGCGTAAAAGTTGAAATTAAAAACAATTCTGAATTAGAAGCAAAAAAACTAAGCGGATGCGGAAAATATCTTACTGATTACCGACTTCATGATATTTGGGTTTTGGAAGAATTGAATGGATATAAAGTCTTTGCCACTGATTTTCAAAAGGAAATGCCTCGAATTGAAATTAATTCAACTGAAAATAGATTTTCTGGCTATGGCGGCTGTAATGCCATTAGTGGTTCTATTTTTTATGAAAAGGATTTGCTGAGATTTACCAAAGTAATATCGACTCTAATGGCTTGCCCACAAGGAAATAAAGAAGGTGAATTTACAAAAGCATTGCAAAGCACAACAACTTATTCTATTGGAAATAATCAATTGACTTTGTCTAATCCTTCTGGGAAACTTTTGGTTTTTAAGAAGGTGGATTAG
- the nirB gene encoding nitrite reductase large subunit NirB: MIKVIVVGNGMVGYKFCEKFVAKSGQEKYQITVFGEEPRRAYDRVHLSEYFGGKTADDLSLSTSQWYAENNIILNTSELITDINRDAKTIHTHLGKTHTYDYLVLATGSSAFVPPIEGVEKEGVFVYRTIEDLDAIMSYAKKIKIKGATEAAVLGGGLLGLEAAKAVRDLGLNPHVVEFAPRLMPRQLDQGASDMLQSKIEELNIGIHLNKATQYIDGKESITGMMFANDELLKVDMLVISAGIKPRDELARVSGLEVGVRGGIVVNNQMRTSDPFIFAIGEAALYNQNIYGLVAPGYEMADVAAEQILNGDKTMRETIDMSTQLKLIGVEVASFGDPFIENNDVTAIIYENKLSSVYKRINVTKDSKKLLGGILVGDSSDYNSLFQIYINEMALPKNPEDLILGSRDGSEGSPLGSVMDLPDTAVICSCENVTKGAICCKILDESCSSLSDVVKATKATSGCGGCKPMVSDLVKATQKSLGKEVKEVICEHFNYNRQELFDLVKINKYENFYDVLDHHGKGDGCEICKPVVASIFSSIYNDTANKHVTTQDTNDRFLANIQRNGTYSVVPRVAGGEITAEKLIVIGEVAKQFDLYTKITGAQRVDLFGAHLSDLPKIWKILIDNGFESGHAYGKSLRAVKSCVGNAWCRYGMDDSAGFAIELENRYKGIRSPHKLKGGVSACIRECAEARGKDFGLIAVEGGWNLYIAGNGGANPKHAVLLAEKIDKETVIKYMDRFLMYYIRTAGPLIRTSTWLEKLDGGLEYLKQVIIEDSLGICETLEAEMQTLVNTFECEWKQVLEKPRLLKRFNHFINSDEKDDNAVFVPLRDQKMPKAWS, encoded by the coding sequence ATGATTAAAGTAATAGTAGTTGGAAACGGCATGGTTGGTTATAAATTTTGCGAAAAATTCGTTGCAAAATCAGGACAAGAAAAGTATCAAATCACAGTATTTGGAGAAGAACCAAGACGCGCTTACGATCGCGTTCACTTAAGCGAGTACTTTGGAGGAAAAACAGCTGATGACTTATCATTATCAACAAGCCAATGGTACGCAGAAAACAATATTATTCTAAATACATCTGAACTAATTACAGATATAAATCGTGATGCAAAAACAATACATACACACTTAGGCAAAACACATACGTACGACTACTTAGTTTTAGCAACAGGTTCTTCCGCTTTTGTACCTCCAATTGAAGGTGTAGAAAAAGAAGGTGTTTTTGTCTATAGAACCATCGAAGATCTGGATGCTATCATGTCCTATGCAAAAAAAATAAAAATAAAAGGCGCAACCGAAGCTGCAGTTTTAGGTGGCGGTTTATTAGGATTAGAAGCAGCAAAAGCAGTTCGTGATTTAGGCTTAAATCCGCATGTGGTGGAATTTGCGCCGCGTTTAATGCCGAGACAACTAGATCAGGGCGCAAGTGATATGCTTCAATCAAAAATTGAAGAATTAAACATCGGAATTCATCTTAACAAAGCAACCCAATATATCGACGGAAAAGAAAGTATAACAGGAATGATGTTTGCAAACGACGAATTGTTAAAAGTAGACATGTTGGTTATTTCTGCCGGAATCAAACCTCGCGACGAACTGGCAAGAGTTTCAGGGCTTGAAGTTGGCGTACGAGGCGGAATTGTGGTAAACAATCAAATGCGAACATCAGATCCTTTTATTTTTGCGATTGGCGAAGCAGCTCTTTACAACCAAAACATTTACGGACTTGTTGCTCCTGGTTACGAAATGGCTGATGTCGCTGCTGAGCAGATCTTAAATGGCGACAAAACCATGAGAGAAACCATCGATATGTCGACTCAATTGAAATTAATTGGTGTTGAAGTAGCGAGTTTTGGTGATCCTTTTATTGAAAACAATGACGTTACCGCTATTATTTATGAAAATAAATTAAGCAGCGTTTACAAAAGAATCAACGTTACAAAAGATTCTAAAAAACTTTTAGGCGGAATTTTAGTTGGAGATTCCAGCGATTACAATTCCCTTTTCCAGATTTATATCAATGAAATGGCATTGCCTAAAAATCCTGAAGATTTGATTCTGGGTTCAAGAGACGGTTCAGAAGGTTCTCCTTTAGGAAGCGTGATGGATTTGCCGGATACAGCCGTAATCTGTTCTTGCGAGAATGTTACCAAAGGTGCGATCTGCTGTAAAATTTTAGACGAAAGCTGTTCTTCTCTTTCAGATGTTGTAAAAGCAACCAAAGCAACTTCAGGATGCGGCGGCTGTAAACCAATGGTTTCTGATTTAGTAAAAGCGACTCAAAAATCTTTAGGAAAAGAAGTAAAAGAAGTGATCTGTGAGCATTTCAATTATAATCGTCAGGAACTATTTGATTTGGTAAAAATCAATAAATACGAGAATTTCTACGATGTTCTGGATCATCACGGAAAAGGCGATGGTTGCGAAATCTGTAAACCAGTTGTCGCTTCTATTTTCTCTAGTATCTATAACGACACTGCAAACAAACACGTGACAACGCAAGATACAAACGATAGATTTTTAGCTAATATTCAACGAAACGGAACGTATTCTGTAGTTCCGAGAGTTGCCGGAGGCGAAATTACTGCCGAAAAACTAATCGTAATAGGTGAAGTTGCTAAACAATTCGATTTGTACACTAAAATTACGGGAGCTCAAAGAGTGGATTTATTCGGAGCACATTTGAGTGATCTTCCAAAAATCTGGAAAATTTTAATTGACAACGGTTTTGAAAGTGGTCATGCTTACGGAAAATCACTTCGTGCCGTAAAAAGCTGTGTGGGAAATGCTTGGTGCCGTTACGGAATGGACGACAGCGCCGGATTTGCCATCGAACTAGAAAATAGATATAAAGGAATCCGTTCTCCGCATAAACTCAAAGGTGGTGTTTCTGCCTGCATTCGCGAATGCGCTGAAGCACGCGGAAAAGATTTCGGATTAATTGCCGTTGAAGGCGGTTGGAATTTATACATCGCAGGAAATGGCGGTGCAAATCCAAAACACGCGGTTTTACTAGCAGAGAAAATCGACAAAGAAACCGTAATCAAATACATGGATCGTTTCTTAATGTATTACATCCGAACCGCTGGCCCGCTGATTAGAACTTCAACTTGGTTAGAAAAACTAGATGGAGGCTTAGAATATTTAAAACAAGTAATTATCGAAGACAGTTTAGGAATCTGCGAAACGCTTGAAGCTGAAATGCAGACTTTGGTAAATACTTTCGAATGCGAATGGAAACAAGTGCTGGAAAAACCAAGATTACTAAAACGATTCAATCACTTTATAAACTCAGACGAGAAAGACGATAATGCAGTTTTTGTTCCGTTACGAGATCAAAAAATGCCTAAAGCTTGGTCGTAA
- a CDS encoding LysR family transcriptional regulator: MELRHLKYFMAVAEELNFTKASEKLFISQPPLSRQIAELEDELQAKLFIRNNKKVELTEAGKYFEKEVIELFQNLERISIKTKKIAENVSGEFRIAYISSIYSSIISDLIKHLKSQFPYVNFKLFEISTTKQIDALEQGKIEMGIIRSPIQSPKIKSHLWFKDGFSLVYNKKSVQIKSENEIANLKDETFVFFNKDYAPHYHEVLLELCAFYGFTPQIIHEANNINSIVQLVKNGLGISIVPSNVAKNNQDPEIGFIELKKVNLKTDVSIITSKEDESEITKSAVDFLLMKNNSR; this comes from the coding sequence ATGGAATTACGTCACCTAAAATATTTTATGGCTGTAGCCGAAGAACTAAACTTTACCAAAGCATCAGAAAAACTGTTTATCTCACAGCCTCCGTTGAGTCGGCAGATTGCTGAATTGGAAGACGAACTTCAGGCAAAACTTTTCATAAGAAACAATAAAAAGGTAGAATTGACCGAAGCCGGGAAATATTTCGAAAAAGAAGTAATAGAACTTTTTCAGAATCTGGAACGTATTTCTATTAAAACAAAAAAGATTGCAGAAAATGTTTCGGGTGAATTTAGAATCGCTTATATAAGCTCTATATATTCTTCTATTATTTCAGATTTAATCAAACACCTCAAATCACAGTTTCCGTACGTAAATTTTAAACTTTTTGAAATTTCAACCACCAAACAAATCGATGCTTTAGAACAAGGAAAAATCGAAATGGGAATTATTCGATCACCAATTCAGTCACCAAAAATAAAATCACATCTGTGGTTTAAAGATGGTTTTTCATTGGTTTACAACAAAAAATCCGTTCAGATAAAATCAGAAAATGAAATTGCAAACCTAAAAGACGAAACATTTGTTTTCTTCAACAAAGATTATGCACCTCATTATCACGAAGTTTTATTAGAGCTTTGTGCTTTTTATGGCTTTACTCCGCAGATTATTCACGAAGCCAATAACATCAATTCCATCGTACAATTAGTCAAAAACGGATTAGGAATTTCGATTGTTCCTTCAAACGTTGCCAAAAACAATCAGGATCCAGAAATTGGTTTTATTGAACTGAAAAAGGTTAATTTAAAAACAGATGTTTCGATTATCACATCCAAAGAAGATGAATCTGAAATCACGAAATCTGCTGTTGATTTTTTGTTGATGAAGAATAATTCTCGATAA
- a CDS encoding DUF2130 domain-containing protein, which produces MAEQSSIQCPNCGTPIDVNDVLKHQLEDSIRKEFQQKATIQNRELELKNEQLDKAKAEFEAKKKQENELFAERLEREKKTAEKEISEKLKAKLEEENKDRLLLMEKELSEKSEKIRELNKMEGEIAKLQREKLEMKDAIQAEAEKQLNTQLALEREKIRKQEDDKNELKFKELQKQLEEQKKLTEEMKRKQEQGSMQLQGEVMELAIEEWLANNFPLDSIDEVKKGANGADCLQIVNTREHQNCGSIYYESKRTKAFQPSWIEKFKNDIRTKRANIGVLVTEVMPNGMERMGMRDGIWICTYEEFKGLSAVLRQSLIQINQAVQAQENKGDKMSMLYDFLTSNEFRLQIEGIVEGFTQMQSDLDSEKRAMQRIWKQREKQIEKVVHNTLGMYGSIRGIAGNAVQSVRALELDFIEGNDEEEETKELE; this is translated from the coding sequence ATGGCTGAGCAATCTTCAATTCAGTGTCCAAACTGCGGAACTCCTATCGATGTCAATGATGTATTAAAACATCAGTTGGAAGACAGCATCCGTAAAGAATTCCAGCAAAAAGCGACTATTCAAAATCGTGAATTAGAGCTTAAAAACGAACAATTGGACAAAGCCAAAGCCGAATTTGAAGCGAAAAAGAAACAAGAAAATGAACTTTTTGCAGAACGCTTAGAGCGCGAGAAAAAAACGGCTGAAAAAGAAATCTCTGAAAAACTAAAAGCCAAGCTCGAAGAAGAAAACAAAGATCGTTTGTTATTGATGGAAAAAGAACTCTCTGAAAAATCGGAAAAAATCAGGGAATTAAATAAAATGGAAGGTGAAATCGCCAAATTACAACGCGAAAAACTGGAAATGAAAGATGCTATTCAGGCCGAAGCCGAAAAACAATTGAACACACAATTGGCTTTGGAACGCGAAAAAATCAGAAAGCAGGAAGACGATAAAAACGAGTTAAAATTTAAAGAACTTCAAAAGCAATTAGAAGAACAGAAAAAATTAACCGAAGAAATGAAACGCAAGCAGGAACAAGGTTCTATGCAATTGCAAGGTGAAGTAATGGAATTAGCTATCGAAGAATGGCTGGCAAACAATTTCCCTCTTGACAGCATTGACGAAGTTAAAAAAGGGGCAAACGGCGCTGATTGCCTTCAAATAGTCAACACTCGCGAACACCAAAATTGCGGTTCTATTTATTACGAAAGTAAAAGAACAAAAGCTTTTCAGCCTTCGTGGATTGAGAAATTCAAAAACGATATCAGAACCAAACGAGCCAACATTGGAGTTCTGGTTACCGAAGTAATGCCAAACGGAATGGAACGAATGGGCATGCGCGACGGTATCTGGATTTGTACCTACGAAGAATTTAAAGGTTTAAGTGCTGTTTTACGTCAGTCCTTGATTCAAATAAATCAAGCTGTTCAGGCTCAGGAAAACAAAGGCGATAAAATGTCAATGTTGTATGATTTCCTGACCAGCAACGAATTCCGTTTACAGATTGAAGGAATTGTAGAAGGTTTTACGCAAATGCAAAGTGATCTCGATTCTGAAAAAAGAGCCATGCAGAGAATCTGGAAACAGCGAGAAAAACAAATCGAAAAAGTAGTTCACAATACTTTAGGAATGTACGGTTCGATTCGCGGTATTGCCGGAAATGCAGTTCAGAGTGTAAGAGCCTTAGAATTGGATTTTATTGAAGGTAATGACGAAGAGGAAGAAACTAAGGAACTAGAATAA
- a CDS encoding response regulator transcription factor, with amino-acid sequence MSNIIRVVLADDHVFVRDGIKSLLENEANIEVVGEAIDGADALEVVTATKPDLLIVDIRMPNLTGIEVVEKLRSENNNVKIIMLSMHESEEYVLKSIKAGADGYLLKGSSKEEFLKALHAVSSGGKYFSGDISSILISQLTNSTASLEPKQTLGEEMMITKREKEILTLLLSGKGNKEIAEALEISKRTAEVHRFNLMKKLKVKNLMELSNKAAEYSLI; translated from the coding sequence ATGAGTAATATCATTCGTGTAGTATTGGCAGATGACCATGTTTTTGTTAGAGACGGAATCAAATCTTTACTGGAAAACGAAGCAAACATAGAGGTTGTTGGTGAAGCAATTGACGGTGCAGATGCTCTGGAAGTGGTTACAGCAACAAAACCCGACTTACTTATAGTAGATATTCGTATGCCAAACTTAACGGGCATCGAGGTAGTAGAAAAACTTAGAAGCGAGAATAATAACGTAAAAATCATTATGCTTTCGATGCACGAATCAGAAGAGTATGTTTTGAAATCTATAAAAGCCGGTGCCGACGGTTATTTACTAAAAGGTTCATCAAAAGAAGAATTTTTAAAAGCTCTTCATGCCGTTTCTTCAGGCGGTAAGTATTTCAGCGGTGATATTTCTTCTATTTTAATAAGTCAATTAACAAATTCGACTGCATCTTTAGAACCTAAACAAACTTTAGGTGAAGAAATGATGATTACCAAAAGAGAAAAAGAAATCCTGACACTTCTTTTATCAGGAAAAGGAAATAAAGAAATTGCCGAAGCTCTTGAAATTAGTAAAAGAACTGCCGAAGTGCATCGTTTTAACCTGATGAAAAAACTGAAAGTTAAAAACCTTATGGAACTTTCGAACAAAGCGGCTGAGTATTCTTTAATCTAA
- a CDS encoding PAS domain-containing sensor histidine kinase → MKKSNQEAAEKITFKNLRRLYFFALLTIALTIIISQFLVQYNLNQQLSDSKIINFSGKQRMLSQKIVKEVLIQHYVSDTASAKQISHLNDVLALWKKNQNALENGSDSLAFPKEKSETLSKLYLEINPIFNKIAQTTEAFLLNVKQKKTTAENQKFVNTILENEGIFLSKMNQIVTQYDLEAHEKVTEQRRIEYWIFGFTLLVLLLEFFFIFKPTNKKIERLIAKLLSSEKKALKLAYDTEILSEIKENSVKELKSLNYAMENTLLYCRIAPDGSIIHIGEKFAKLLNYTKFSSNKKFSEVLTVDEKEQTNFDRLIFEKQRSGWQGEISILNKENETIWLDLSMVPVMIKKDELELLIVCFNITERKKAQREVERLNLENTTEKINQQKIISSKIVENQENEQNRIAKEIHDGIGQMLTGLKFSLESINLDDRGKSEQKIEYLKKLSLDIIKGVRTATFNLMPPELSDHGIVSSLAKLTQELSKLTGKEILFYNKTDFDRRLDSLIEINIYRLTQEAINNAIKYAESSHIIVQLSHSETLLSIIVDDNGKGFDVNSVDKKRNSESGMGLLFMKERIQYINGRVFMNSIPGEGTRITFNIPILK, encoded by the coding sequence ATGAAAAAAAGCAATCAGGAAGCTGCAGAAAAAATCACATTCAAAAATTTACGCCGTCTGTATTTTTTTGCGCTTCTTACTATTGCCTTAACTATAATTATCAGTCAGTTTTTAGTGCAATACAATCTGAATCAGCAGTTAAGCGATTCTAAAATCATCAATTTTTCTGGTAAACAAAGAATGCTGAGCCAGAAAATTGTCAAAGAAGTTTTGATCCAGCATTACGTTTCTGATACCGCTTCTGCAAAGCAAATTTCACATTTAAATGACGTTTTAGCGCTTTGGAAAAAAAACCAAAATGCACTTGAAAACGGCAGTGACAGTCTGGCTTTTCCAAAAGAAAAATCAGAAACACTTTCTAAATTATATCTTGAAATCAATCCGATTTTCAATAAAATTGCACAAACTACAGAAGCTTTTTTATTGAATGTAAAGCAGAAAAAAACAACTGCTGAAAACCAAAAATTCGTAAATACTATTTTAGAAAACGAAGGCATTTTCCTTTCTAAAATGAATCAAATTGTAACCCAATACGATCTTGAAGCGCACGAAAAAGTAACCGAACAGCGCCGAATAGAATATTGGATTTTCGGTTTCACGCTTTTAGTTCTTCTTTTAGAATTCTTCTTTATTTTCAAACCAACCAACAAAAAAATCGAAAGGTTAATTGCCAAGCTTTTATCTTCAGAAAAGAAAGCTCTAAAGCTCGCATACGACACAGAAATATTAAGCGAAATCAAAGAAAACTCGGTAAAAGAATTGAAATCTCTTAATTATGCAATGGAAAATACTTTATTGTATTGCCGAATTGCGCCAGATGGTTCGATCATTCATATTGGCGAAAAATTTGCTAAACTGCTTAATTATACCAAGTTTTCATCCAACAAAAAATTCTCCGAAGTTTTAACCGTTGACGAAAAAGAACAAACCAATTTCGACCGACTAATTTTCGAAAAACAAAGAAGTGGCTGGCAAGGCGAAATCAGTATTTTAAACAAAGAAAACGAAACCATTTGGCTTGATTTATCAATGGTTCCGGTAATGATCAAAAAAGACGAACTTGAACTTTTAATTGTTTGTTTTAACATCACCGAACGCAAAAAAGCACAACGCGAAGTCGAACGTTTGAACCTTGAAAATACGACCGAAAAAATCAATCAACAAAAGATTATTTCGAGCAAAATTGTTGAAAATCAGGAAAACGAGCAAAACCGAATCGCAAAAGAAATTCACGACGGAATCGGGCAAATGCTTACAGGTTTAAAATTCAGTTTAGAAAGCATTAATTTAGATGATAGAGGAAAATCAGAACAAAAAATTGAGTATTTAAAGAAGCTTTCGCTTGACATTATTAAAGGTGTCCGCACTGCAACTTTCAACCTAATGCCACCAGAATTAAGCGATCACGGAATCGTTTCTTCTTTAGCAAAACTCACGCAAGAACTTTCGAAACTTACGGGAAAAGAAATTCTCTTCTACAACAAAACCGATTTCGACCGACGTCTAGATTCCCTAATCGAGATCAACATTTATCGTCTCACGCAAGAAGCCATCAACAACGCCATAAAATATGCAGAATCGTCGCACATTATTGTGCAACTTTCTCATAGCGAAACACTTCTAAGCATCATCGTTGATGATAACGGAAAAGGTTTTGATGTTAATTCAGTCGACAAAAAACGCAACAGCGAATCCGGAATGGGGCTTTTATTTATGAAAGAAAGAATCCAATACATTAACGGACGCGTTTTCATGAACTCCATTCCAGGCGAAGGAACAAGAATTACTTTTAATATTCCCATTCTCAAATGA
- the nirD gene encoding nitrite reductase small subunit NirD has product MEEILNQYETVHASDATIWFKAGKVEDFPTNRGGCIKYKNKQIAIFNFTRRNEWYACQNACPHKMEMVLSRGMTGSADDIPKIACPMHKKTFSLVDGSNLNGDDFKIATYPIKVVENEVFVGFAD; this is encoded by the coding sequence ATGGAAGAAATCTTAAATCAATACGAAACAGTTCATGCGAGCGATGCTACAATTTGGTTCAAAGCAGGTAAAGTAGAAGATTTCCCGACCAACCGAGGCGGATGCATTAAATACAAAAACAAACAAATCGCCATTTTCAATTTTACACGCAGAAATGAATGGTACGCTTGCCAAAACGCCTGTCCGCATAAAATGGAAATGGTACTTTCAAGAGGAATGACAGGTTCTGCCGATGATATCCCGAAAATCGCCTGTCCGATGCATAAAAAGACTTTCTCCTTAGTTGACGGTTCAAACCTAAACGGAGACGATTTTAAAATTGCCACCTATCCAATTAAAGTAGTTGAAAATGAAGTTTTTGTTGGATTTGCAGACTAA
- a CDS encoding DUF4202 domain-containing protein — translation MTTPFQKASEWIDAENAQDPNIELDQNKEYPKELLYSNRMYERLMQFEPNASEEIQIASKAQHICRWKVARESYPMDRVGYLKWREELKKFHAKTTAEILAKAGYDQTFIDRVSFLIEKKLLKKDAETQLLEDVICLVFLEYYLEPFVHKHDEEKLKNIIKKTWDKMSDKGHQEALKINYSEENLNLIKASLGL, via the coding sequence ATGACTACACCTTTTCAAAAAGCAAGCGAATGGATTGATGCTGAAAACGCTCAGGATCCAAACATCGAATTAGACCAAAACAAAGAATATCCAAAAGAATTATTGTATTCAAACAGGATGTACGAAAGGCTGATGCAGTTTGAACCCAATGCATCCGAAGAAATTCAAATCGCATCAAAAGCACAACATATCTGCCGATGGAAAGTCGCTCGCGAATCATACCCAATGGATCGTGTTGGTTATTTGAAATGGAGAGAAGAATTGAAAAAATTCCACGCAAAAACCACTGCCGAAATTCTGGCAAAAGCAGGTTACGATCAAACTTTTATAGATCGTGTTTCTTTTTTAATTGAAAAAAAACTGCTTAAAAAAGATGCCGAAACTCAATTATTAGAAGATGTAATTTGTTTGGTGTTCTTAGAATATTACTTAGAACCTTTTGTTCACAAACACGATGAAGAAAAACTAAAAAACATCATCAAAAAAACCTGGGATAAAATGTCCGACAAAGGACATCAGGAAGCTTTAAAAATCAACTATTCTGAAGAAAATTTAAACCTAATAAAAGCTTCTTTAGGATTGTAA
- a CDS encoding class I SAM-dependent methyltransferase produces the protein MKKSTIEEIKERFDNDVERFSNLETGQVATIDATISLELITEASKRIVPNAATVLDVGCGAGNYTLKMLSKVPDLNCTLVDLSLPMLNRAFERVAAETNGKVVIKQGDIREIDLEENSFDIILAGAVLHHLRDDQDWETTFAKLFKLLKPGGCLMISDLITQDTELLNNYTWQRYGEYLEGIGGAEYRQKVLDYIEKEDSPRSMNYQLDLMKKVGFSKVEILHKNMCFGAFGGIK, from the coding sequence ATGAAAAAATCAACTATTGAAGAAATCAAGGAAAGATTTGATAATGATGTCGAACGATTTTCAAATTTAGAAACAGGGCAAGTAGCCACAATCGATGCAACTATTTCTTTGGAATTAATAACCGAAGCTTCAAAACGTATTGTTCCGAATGCTGCAACTGTGCTGGATGTAGGCTGTGGAGCTGGAAATTACACTTTAAAAATGTTGTCTAAAGTGCCAGATTTAAACTGCACTTTGGTCGATTTGAGTTTACCGATGTTAAATCGCGCTTTTGAAAGAGTTGCAGCTGAAACCAATGGAAAAGTAGTAATAAAACAAGGTGATATTCGCGAAATAGATTTAGAGGAAAATAGTTTTGATATTATTTTGGCTGGTGCAGTTTTGCATCATTTGAGAGACGATCAGGATTGGGAAACTACTTTTGCAAAATTGTTCAAATTATTGAAACCCGGAGGTTGTTTGATGATTTCTGATTTAATCACGCAAGACACAGAATTATTGAATAATTATACCTGGCAGCGTTATGGTGAATATTTGGAAGGAATAGGAGGAGCAGAGTATCGCCAGAAGGTTTTGGATTATATCGAAAAAGAGGATTCTCCAAGATCGATGAATTACCAATTGGATTTGATGAAAAAAGTTGGTTTTTCAAAAGTCGAAATATTGCATAAAAATATGTGTTTCGGAGCTTTTGGAGGAATAAAGTAG